From a single Lewinella sp. LCG006 genomic region:
- a CDS encoding gliding motility-associated C-terminal domain-containing protein: MSKFLPSSLLRKLLVIGLLVLPGLVAAQRTIVLTQNAGDATIGLDRKNFGGPYSQGYHHDFDFGSSVSPCERIVSVSLAISIQSFSSNIPPGCSHSSVYYNIYYGCNPYNGTGGTCPTANLLNEPFFPPGGAPYNRTYNCPANNFDFGGNFSADIVPVYSTGCTDGQNAIIAGHVTYAYTITVTIETDLITCTGTGCLAGTTTVQACDDGDPCTSNDMETILDCDGSICVPCMGTPVVSCTNTVTLPCDDNDPCTANDMEVVEACDNSVVCVPCAGTPVPSCTITTSLPCDDNDPCTINDVEIVEDCDNSIVCVPCAGTPVPSCTVTTSLPCDDNDPCTINDVEIVEDCDNSIVCVPCAGTPVPMCTNTVTLPCDDGDICTENDVEIVEACDNSIICVPCAGVPVPVCTNTITLPCDDNDPCTENDVEIVEDCDITQVCVPCAGTPIPVCTNTIVLPCDDGDPCTINDVETVEDCDISQICIPCAGTPVNTCVNTITLPCDDGDPCTENDVVTVDDCDNSQICIPCQGTPVTTCTNTIVLPCDDGNPCTENDVQTVEDCDISQICIPCAGTPIVSCTSTISLPCDDGNACTTNDMVIVEACDNSIVCVPCQGIAQTCATGPTTTQACDDGNPGTINDMETILDCDGSICVPCMGTPGDCSTTPTTTQACDDGNPCTINDMETILDSDGSICVPCMGVVQNCSTGPTSVVSCDDGNPCTINDVQTILDCNGSICVPCMGVVQDCATGPTTTLPCDDGNPATINDMQTILDCDGSICVPCMGVPGDCSNSPTTTQGCDDGNPCTINDMETILDADGSICVPCMGIAQDCATGPTTTQACDDGNPATINDMETILNCDGSICIPCMGTPGDCSTAPTTTQACDDGNPCTINDMETILDADGSICVPCMGTPTDCTTGTTSVVACDDGNPCTINDMQTILDCDGSICVPCMGTVLDCNTGPSTTQACDDGNPFTINDMETILDCDGSICVPCMGEPVDCNTGTTTVQACDDGDPCTINDQETILDADGSVCIPCSGTPAPCGTDGSCEQVQACDDGNPCTINDVETILLSDGSICVPCMGTPTDCNTGATSVVPCNDNNPCTINDVQTILDCDGSICVPCMGTVLDCNTGPSTTQACDDGNPFTINDMETILDCDGSICVPCMGEPVDCNTGTTTVQACDDGDPCTINDQETILDADGSVCVPCTGTPAPCGTDGACEQVQACDDGNPCTINDVETILLSDGSVCVPCMGTPTDCATGTTSVVPCNDNNPCTINDVQTILNCDGSICVPCMGTVLDCNTGPSTTQACDDGNPFTINDVETILDCDGSICIPCMGEPVDCTTGTTTVQACDDGDPCTTNDQETILDADGSVCVPCTGTPAPCGTDGTCEQVLPCDDGDPCTINDVETILLSDGSICVPCAGTILDCSNGPTTVQACDDGDPNTFNDQETILNCDGSICIPCAGTPCNLDLAPVINTTNESCFGENDGSIGIESVAGGQEPYLFSLNGGAFVTDVLFAGLAPGAYTLTVQDAEGCESTTNISILPAANLFLILTSDAVEDEVLLGDSAQLSFTTNAVIDTIIWTFDQTLSCTDCLEPFVSPEQQTVYTVTVVDENGCIISDEIRIFVDRTERIYIPNIFSPNDDGVNDDFVIYAGANVKMIRRFQIFDRWGGAVLSWEDIPANDSQFGWDGTYRGEDVNPGVYLYVVEIELTDGTLLTKTGEVVLLK, from the coding sequence ATGTCGAAATTTCTACCATCTAGTCTGCTGCGAAAATTATTGGTTATTGGCCTCTTGGTATTGCCAGGGCTAGTAGCTGCTCAAAGGACAATCGTCTTAACTCAAAACGCGGGAGACGCGACAATAGGCCTAGACAGAAAAAATTTTGGCGGCCCCTACAGCCAAGGGTACCATCATGATTTTGACTTCGGTTCCAGTGTTAGCCCTTGTGAGCGCATTGTTTCGGTTAGTCTGGCGATATCCATTCAGAGTTTTAGCTCGAATATACCTCCAGGGTGCAGCCACTCTAGTGTTTACTATAACATTTATTATGGTTGCAATCCATACAACGGCACGGGAGGAACTTGCCCAACGGCCAACCTATTAAATGAACCTTTTTTCCCTCCTGGTGGTGCTCCCTATAATAGAACTTATAATTGTCCTGCGAATAATTTTGATTTTGGGGGCAACTTTAGTGCAGACATCGTACCCGTTTATTCGACCGGATGTACTGACGGTCAGAATGCTATTATAGCAGGCCACGTGACCTATGCTTATACGATAACCGTAACCATTGAGACGGACTTGATTACCTGCACAGGCACGGGTTGCTTGGCTGGAACAACTACCGTTCAAGCCTGTGATGATGGTGATCCTTGTACATCCAATGATATGGAAACCATCCTGGATTGTGATGGTAGCATCTGTGTGCCTTGTATGGGTACGCCTGTCGTAAGCTGTACCAATACGGTGACACTCCCTTGTGACGATAACGACCCCTGTACCGCCAACGATATGGAAGTGGTAGAGGCTTGTGACAATAGTGTGGTCTGCGTGCCCTGTGCAGGAACACCGGTGCCTTCGTGTACCATTACGACAAGTTTGCCCTGTGATGACAATGACCCATGTACCATAAATGATGTAGAAATTGTCGAAGATTGCGACAATTCCATTGTATGTGTGCCTTGTGCGGGAACGCCGGTGCCTTCGTGTACTGTTACGACGAGCTTGCCCTGTGATGATAACGACCCTTGTACAATCAATGATGTAGAAATTGTTGAAGATTGCGACAACTCCATCGTATGTGTGCCTTGTGCGGGAACGCCAGTACCTATGTGTACCAATACCGTCACCTTACCCTGTGATGATGGAGACATTTGCACTGAAAACGATGTCGAAATCGTAGAAGCCTGTGACAACAGTATTATCTGTGTCCCTTGTGCCGGTGTACCCGTACCCGTTTGTACCAATACCATTACGTTGCCTTGTGATGACAACGACCCTTGTACAGAGAACGACGTAGAAATTGTCGAGGATTGTGATATCACTCAGGTTTGTGTGCCCTGTGCAGGAACGCCCATACCGGTTTGTACCAATACGATTGTTCTTCCCTGTGATGATGGCGACCCTTGTACCATAAATGACGTAGAAACCGTAGAAGATTGCGACATCTCGCAAATTTGTATTCCTTGTGCGGGTACTCCAGTAAATACTTGTGTAAATACCATCACCCTTCCTTGTGACGACGGCGATCCTTGTACTGAAAATGATGTAGTTACGGTTGACGATTGTGATAATTCGCAAATCTGTATCCCTTGTCAGGGAACGCCCGTCACCACCTGTACCAACACCATTGTCCTCCCCTGCGATGATGGCAACCCTTGTACGGAGAATGACGTCCAAACGGTGGAGGACTGTGACATCTCGCAGATTTGTATTCCTTGTGCAGGTACACCTATTGTAAGTTGTACATCAACGATCAGTCTTCCTTGTGACGATGGCAACGCTTGTACGACCAATGACATGGTCATTGTCGAAGCCTGCGATAATAGTATTGTCTGTGTCCCTTGTCAGGGAATTGCACAAACCTGCGCTACTGGCCCTACTACTACGCAAGCTTGTGACGACGGCAATCCCGGTACCATCAACGATATGGAAACCATCCTTGATTGTGATGGCAGCATCTGTGTACCATGTATGGGTACGCCTGGCGATTGTAGTACGACACCCACTACCACACAAGCTTGTGACGACGGTAACCCCTGTACCATCAACGACATGGAAACCATCCTCGACAGCGATGGTAGTATCTGTGTACCCTGTATGGGCGTGGTGCAAAATTGCAGTACTGGACCGACCTCGGTTGTTAGCTGCGATGACGGCAACCCCTGTACCATCAATGATGTGCAAACCATCCTTGATTGTAATGGCAGCATCTGTGTGCCATGTATGGGCGTAGTGCAGGACTGTGCCACCGGTCCCACGACTACACTACCTTGTGACGACGGCAACCCTGCTACGATCAATGATATGCAAACTATTCTAGATTGCGATGGTAGCATCTGTGTTCCCTGTATGGGCGTACCTGGCGATTGCTCCAATAGCCCCACTACCACCCAGGGCTGTGACGATGGCAACCCATGTACCATCAATGATATGGAGACCATTCTGGATGCCGATGGTAGTATTTGTGTACCATGCATGGGCATAGCACAGGATTGCGCCACGGGGCCTACGACGACACAAGCTTGTGATGATGGCAATCCTGCAACCATCAACGATATGGAAACCATCCTGAATTGCGATGGTAGCATCTGTATCCCTTGTATGGGTACACCCGGTGATTGTAGCACAGCACCGACTACAACCCAGGCTTGTGATGATGGTAACCCTTGTACCATCAATGATATGGAAACCATCCTGGATGCCGATGGTAGCATCTGTGTGCCTTGTATGGGTACGCCGACAGATTGTACAACGGGTACGACCTCCGTAGTTGCCTGTGACGATGGCAACCCCTGTACCATCAATGATATGCAAACCATCCTTGATTGTGACGGTAGCATTTGCGTACCTTGTATGGGTACGGTATTAGATTGCAATACAGGGCCTAGCACTACGCAAGCCTGTGATGATGGCAATCCGTTTACGATCAACGACATGGAAACCATCCTCGATTGTGATGGTAGCATTTGTGTGCCCTGTATGGGCGAACCCGTAGATTGTAACACGGGCACCACCACGGTTCAAGCCTGTGATGACGGCGATCCTTGTACGATCAATGACCAGGAAACGATTCTAGATGCCGACGGTTCGGTTTGTATCCCTTGTAGCGGTACGCCTGCCCCTTGCGGCACGGATGGCAGCTGTGAGCAAGTCCAAGCCTGTGACGACGGCAACCCATGTACCATCAATGATGTAGAGACAATTCTTTTGTCAGATGGTAGCATTTGTGTGCCTTGTATGGGCACGCCTACAGATTGTAATACAGGTGCAACTTCCGTTGTTCCTTGTAATGATAATAACCCCTGTACGATCAACGATGTACAGACCATCCTTGATTGTGACGGTAGCATCTGCGTACCCTGCATGGGTACCGTTTTAGATTGTAACACAGGGCCCAGCACCACGCAAGCCTGTGATGACGGCAATCCGTTTACGATCAACGACATGGAAACCATCCTCGATTGTGATGGTAGCATTTGTGTGCCCTGTATGGGCGAACCTGTAGATTGTAACACGGGCACCACCACGGTTCAAGCCTGTGATGATGGTGATCCCTGTACGATCAACGACCAGGAAACGATATTGGATGCCGACGGTTCGGTCTGTGTTCCTTGTACTGGTACACCTGCCCCTTGTGGCACGGATGGTGCTTGTGAGCAAGTCCAGGCCTGTGACGACGGCAACCCATGTACCATCAACGATGTAGAGACAATTCTTTTGTCAGACGGTAGCGTCTGTGTGCCTTGTATGGGCACGCCTACGGATTGTGCTACTGGTACAACTTCCGTTGTTCCTTGTAATGATAATAATCCCTGTACGATCAACGATGTACAGACGATCCTTAATTGCGACGGTAGCATCTGCGTACCTTGTATGGGTACCGTTTTAGATTGTAACACGGGGCCTAGCACCACGCAAGCCTGTGATGACGGCAATCCGTTTACAATCAATGATGTAGAAACCATCCTCGATTGTGATGGTAGCATCTGTATCCCTTGTATGGGCGAACCTGTAGATTGTACCACGGGCACCACCACGGTTCAAGCCTGTGATGACGGCGATCCTTGTACGACCAATGACCAAGAAACGATTTTGGATGCCGATGGTTCGGTCTGTGTTCCTTGTACCGGCACACCTGCCCCTTGTGGCACGGATGGTACTTGTGAGCAAGTCTTGCCATGTGACGACGGCGACCCCTGTACCATCAATGATGTAGAAACGATTCTCTTGTCAGATGGTAGCATTTGTGTACCCTGCGCTGGAACGATTCTCGATTGTAGCAACGGCCCCACCACTGTTCAAGCCTGTGATGATGGTGATCCTAATACCTTCAATGACCAGGAAACCATCCTCAACTGTGATGGCTCGATTTGTATCCCTTGTGCAGGCACACCGTGTAACCTTGATTTGGCACCGGTAATCAATACCACCAATGAAAGCTGTTTTGGTGAAAACGATGGTAGTATTGGCATCGAATCAGTGGCAGGTGGCCAGGAGCCTTACCTGTTCTCCCTCAATGGTGGTGCTTTTGTTACGGATGTCTTATTTGCTGGCCTTGCGCCAGGTGCTTACACTTTGACGGTGCAGGATGCAGAAGGCTGTGAATCCACTACGAATATCAGTATTTTACCAGCTGCTAACCTCTTCCTTATTTTGACGTCAGACGCAGTAGAAGATGAAGTACTTTTGGGAGATAGCGCACAGCTTTCTTTCACGACCAACGCAGTGATTGATACCATCATTTGGACTTTTGATCAAACCCTAAGTTGTACCGACTGTTTGGAACCTTTTGTGTCACCTGAACAACAAACAGTTTATACGGTTACTGTCGTGGACGAAAATGGCTGTATTATAAGTGATGAAATTAGGATCTTTGTGGACAGAACGGAGCGCATCTACATTCCAAATATATTTTCGCCCAATGACGATGGTGTTAATGATGACTTTGTGATTTATGCGGGAGCTAATGTGAAGATGATTCGCCGCTTCCAAATATTTGATCGCTGGGGAGGAGCTGTTCTTTCCTGGGAAGATATTCCGGCCAATGACAGCCAGTTTGGCTGGGACGGAACCTACCGCGGGGAGGACGTAAATCCGGGCGTTTACCTCTACGTAGTAGAAATAGAACTGACCGATGGCACGCTGCTGACCAAGACTGGAGAAGTAGTGCTGCTGAAGTAA